In a single window of the Canis lupus dingo isolate Sandy chromosome 18, ASM325472v2, whole genome shotgun sequence genome:
- the LOC112663395 gene encoding glycine N-phenylacetyltransferase-like codes for MFHLQGSQVLQMLEKSLRKSLPESLKVYGTIFHMNQGNPFKLKALVDKWPDFTTVVTRPQEEEMADDFDHYTNTYQIYSKNPQNCQEFLGASSVINWKQHLQIQSTQSSLNEVIQNLAAANLVKVNQQQGIVYTMPERARKLLPSLLEAKNLPLESGRAKTINQEMFKLSSLDVTHAALVNKFWYFGGNERSQRFIERCIQTFPTFCLLGPEGTLVSWSLMDQTGEIRMGGTVPEHRARGLVSYLMDIHIRALDKLDYPTYYHTFTSNKPVQKMSHSLGHICMPCDWNQWHCVPLSGSPEHKTVLGGLMWKTGRVGREEE; via the exons GTTTATGGGACCATCTTTCACATGAACCAGGGAAACCCATTCAAGCTAAAGGCCCTGGTAGACAAGTGGCCTGATTTTACAACAGTGGTTACCCGCCCTCAGGAAGAG GAAATGGCAGATGATTTTGATCACTATACCAATACCTACCAAATCTATTCTAAGAATCCCCAAAACTGTCAAGAATTCCTTGGTGCATCAAGTGTCATCAACTGGAAACAACATTTGCAGATCCAAA GTACCCAGTCCAGCCTGAACGAAGTGATACAGAACCTTGCAGCTGCTAACCTGGTCAAGGTCAACCAACAACAAGGCATTGTGTATACAATGCCCGAGAGAGCACGTAAACTGCTCCCTTCTTTGCTGGAGGCAAAGAACTTACCTCTTGAATCTGGCAGAGCCAAGACCAT CAACCAAGAGATGTTTAAACTCTCCTCCCTGGATGTTACCCACGCTGCCTTGGTGAATAAATTCTGGTATTTCGGGGGCAACGAGAGGAGCCAGAGATTCATCGAACGCTGCATCCAAACCTTCCCCACCTTCTGCCTGCTGGGGCCCGAGGGGACCCTTGTGTCCTGGAGCCTGATGGACCAGACAGGCGAGATACGGATGGGGGGTACTGTGCCTGAGCACCGGGCCAGGGGTCTCGTCTCCTATCTCATGGATATTCATATCCGTGCTCTGGACAAACTTGACTATCCTACCTATTACCATACGTTTACAAGCAACAAACCCGTACAGAAAATGAGTCACAGCCTGGGTCATATCTGCATGCCCTGTGACTGGAACCAGTGGCACTGCGTGCCTCTGTCAGGCAGCCCTGAACACAAGACAGTGTTGGGTGGCCTGATGTGGAAGACTGGACgggtgggcagagaggaagaataa